In the Pedobacter cryoconitis genome, CTTGTTAGGGACGACAAAGGTAAGATTAAAGTACTTTAAACGCAAATATATTTTAAAATAATTCTAGAAGTGTATAGATTTTGAGATTTCAATCCTTTGCTGAGGATGGGATTCTGCATAAGCAAGAACCATATTCAAAATATAATCATTTGAAGTATAAGGGACTATACAAGATTTTAGGTTTTCCAAATCAGTAATATCACTGTGAGAAGAAATATAACCCATCCCATAAAATTTACCCTCTTCCACCCATAAACAGCTCTTTTCATCCTTATTTCTACCTGAATCTATCAGCGCAAAGGAGGGAAGTGCAACTTTTAAATGGGTAATAGCCTCATTCACTCTGGTATTATAGTTGGCCGGATCTTCTATTCCCAGGCAAGCACCATGACAATTTCCTTTCTCATGCGCAGTACAAGCCAGTCTGTTCTTCTGAATAAAACATAACTTTTCACATAGCGTATGTTCGTTGATCATTCCCCGTAACATACTTTGTCCAGACAGCAAACTGTTAAAAGTATATAAAGCATGACTGTTTTTCTTATACTTATCAATACCTAAACGGATATAACCCTTCTGGTCTTCAAAATCATATAAAGCATATTTCTGTTCAAAGCGCTTTAAAGCTCTGTTTTTTTCTGGCCAGTGTTTCTGTATTTCTGAAGCTTCCAGAATCAGCGCCATCAACTCCGTGCCGCAAATCGTGAAATCAACTTCATGAATTTGTTTAAGGAAATCCTGCCTTTGCTGATTAGTCTTATTTCCGGAGAAATGAGAATATACCCTTTTCTTGATATTTATAGCTTTACCAACGTAGATAATCTTCCCTTTTTGATCTTTAAAATAATAGACACCGGGTTGCCCGGGTAAAGCATCAATACTATCCCTTGATAAATTTGGTGGCAAAACTTGTTCTTTGGAGCTTTTCAATAAGGAAAGCGGAATAACTCCTGCCTCATCTTTTTCCAATAAAAGCTTAAGCAATAAAGCCGTTGCTGCAGCATCACCACCAGCGCGGTGACGGCCATTTAATGGAATACCGAGTGATGCACAGAGCTTGCCTAAACTATAAGAAGAAAGTCCGGGGACAATTTTTCTGCTCATCCTTACCGTACATAACTTTTTCGATTGTAACACAAATCCCGAATGTGCAAGCTGATGCCTTACAAAAGAGTAATCAAAGTTCACATTGTGCGCTACAAAGATCTTATCCTTTAAAAGCTCATAAATTTGAGGAGCTACTTGTTCAAACAGCGGAGCACTGCTAACCATCTCCTCACTGATGCCGGTTAAAGTTTGGATATAGATTGGTATATCCTGCTGAGGATTAATTAATGTTTCAAAGCGGTCTATGACTTTTGAACCATCATGAATCAGGATAGAGATTTCTGTAATCCCATTACCGGCGGCAAAACCACCGGTAGTTTCAATATCGACTACTGCGTATTTCAACATTTATTAAGCTATAGGTATATACAAATGTGCTAATAAATTTAGTAAAATAGCAGGTTTCTCAAAAATTTATGCCAAAGTTGTTTCTATTTGTATAGGATTGCTCAACATTTTATGAATAGGACATTTATCTGCAATTTGCATTAGCCTGGTTAATTCTGCTTCAGACAGGTTTCCGCCAAATTCAATTTTGCGTGTAATCTTGGTTGAAGTAGACATCTCTTGCTCATTACAGATAGCCAGATGGATTTTAATGGTGTCCAGCGCCATTTCTTTCCGGTCTGCATACATTCTGATCGTAATTGCAGTACAGCTTCCTAAACTGGCTAAAAGCAGTGCGCCGGGATTCATCCCTTCGTCAGTTCCGCCAACATCGGCAGGCTCATCTGCATAAATAAAATGTCCGCCTGCATAAACTTTGGTCAGGTAATGGGAACGGTCCAGTTCGGTAACTGCGGTGATTTGTTTCTTATCCATAAGGTTTTTTTGTGGTTAAATTTAAGCTTAATATAAGCAGGAACTTAACAGAAAAATGTTGCCGGCTTAAAATTAGTTAAACATTTGATAACCATATTTGTTATGATAGACCAACTAACCAATTATGACCATGTTAAGTAATTATCTCAACTTCCAGTTTGATGTGCAAGGCAAACCTGTCAGCGGTTTTTGCCTTCAGATCCAAGACGATTTTCATGAAACCTATGCCGTAATAGTGGAAGGCTACCATTCATTTTGTATCTGGCTTGATCAACCTTCTTCTACCTGGCGCTCCTCCAGATATACTAGTGTAGAACCCGGGGTACTGGAAAAAATCATCAACTATCTCAACAGTCATAAATCGGCCTGATTCCAAAGGCTAATGGAAAAATAAATAAGCTACAAACACAGCAGCAATGATTCCTGCTAAATCTGCAATCAAGCCAAATGGAATTGCATAACGTGTACGCTTAATACCTACTGAACCAAAATATAGGGCTACAATATAAAATGTTGTATCTGCTGAGCCGTTAAAAACACAAGCTAAACGGCCTACAAATGAATCAGGACCAAAAGTCTTCATCGTATCTACCATCATTGCTTTTGCCCCGCTTCCGCTCAGTGGTTTGATCAATGCAGTCGGCAGGGCTGGCGTAAAGTCAGTATTGACGCCCAGATGTACAAAACACCAGGTAAAACCATCCACGATATAGCCCAGTACTCCAGAATTTCTTAGTACGCCAATCGCAACCAGCATCCCTACCAAATAAGGGATAATCGTAATACAAGTAGTGAAACCATTTTTGGCGCCCTCAATAAAAGCATCATATACATTCACTTTTTTGCGGACAGCACCCAGAATAAAAGCAATAATAATAGAGAAAAGGATAAAATTGGAAGCTACCCGCGAAACCACCTCAATCTGTTCCTTAGTCAGGTAGTTTGTGAAATAATAGATCATTCCTACCAGAAACACGGTAATACCGCCTAACCAGGAAATGACTACTGTATTGAACAGGTTAATCTTTTGCTTAATCGCAACAGCTACTAAACCCACCAAAGTGGCCACGTAGGTCGCAATCATACAAGGAATAAATATATCTGCTGGATCTGCGGCTCCCAGAATCGCTCTCTGGGCCATAATGCTAAGTGGGATCAGCGTAAGACCTGAAGTATGCAACACTAAAAACATAATCTGCGCATTGCTGGCAGTATCCTTATCAGGATTAATTTCCTGTAAACTTTGCATAGCTTTTAAACCAAAAGGAGTGGCAGCATTATCCAAACCCAGTAAATTGGCAGAGAAGTTCATCACCATATGGCCAGTAGCAGGATGGTTTTTTGGTACTTCAGGAAAGATACGGCTAAAGAAAGGGCCGATAATACGGGACAGGAAATTGATAGCCCCCGCTTTTTCACCGATATTCATAATGCCCAGCCATAAGGTCATAATACCCACCAGCGGCAAGGCAATATCCATCACACCCACTTTTGCAGATTCGAAGGTACCATCTACAATCAGTTTGAATATTTCTGTATCACCAAAAAAGATTAATCTGATCAGTGCAACAACGAATGCGATAAGAAAAAACGCAATCCATAGATAATTTAATGCCATATTTTAGTTTGAAGCTATGAATGTAAAAAAAAGGATCTGTATTCATCAGCATACAGATCCTTTTTTATCATCAAAACGAATAATATAGATTAAGGCTTGTCGCCGGTCAGCTCAAAACCCCATGTTTTACCTTTTTCTGTAGCTGGTATTCCGCCAGTCATCCAAACAGGTGCTTTGGCACCTTTCAGGTAATAATCAAAAAACTGCTGTTCGCGGATTTGAATATCTTTTCTGTTTTGACGAAGCACTAAGTTATGTGCTTCATTGTTGTAATTTAATAACCATGCGGGTTTACCTAATCTTTTCAAACCAGTAAACATCTCGATTCCCTGATACCATGGTACGGCTCCATCTGCATCATTAGACATGATTACTACCGGAGTAGTCACCTTTGGCAAAGAGAAAAGTGGTGAGTTTTCGATGTATAGTTCTGGTTTTTCCCATAGTGTTGCACCAATTCTGCTTTGTGTTTTCTCATACTGGAATTGTCTGTTCATCCCAGATTCCCAGCGGATACCGCCATAAGCAGAAGTCATGTTAACTACAGGGGCACCAGCCCAGGCAGCAGCATACATGTTCGTCGCTGTAATTAAGTGCGCAACCTGGTAACCGCCCCAGCTTTGGCCCTGGATACCTATTTTTGTCCCATCAACCCAACTGTTCTTTTTCAGTGATTCTACACCTGAATTGACATATTCTTCGGCAGATTTTCCTGGATATCCTTTCTCATAACTAATATCTGGTGCAAATACCAAATAACCATTGCTCACAAAGAATGAGATGTTCAATCTTGATGGAGTAGGGGCAGGAGCCACGTAATTGTAAAGTCCGTCTGTCAGTTTCTCATAGAAATAAGCGATCATCGGATACTTTTTAGCCGGGTCAAAATTCTCCGGTTTATATAAAATACCTTCTGCTTTATATCCTTTTGGCGTAGTCCATTTAACCAATTCTGCAGTTCCCCAGTTATAATTCTGTTGCTGCGGATTGGTGTTGCTTAATTTAGTTTCAGTTTTTAAATCAACAGATACATAAACATTAGGGGAGGCAGTATAGCTTGCTTTGTCGTAAATAAAACGCTCAGCAGCTTTTGCTTTAACTAATGGCGAGTATTTAAACTTAGCCATTACAGCAAGTTCCGGACTCTTGGTGTCTCCTGCTTTTGTTTTATAGAAACCTTTTTCTTTCGTGATGTTGTTATACGCGCTCAACCACATCTCATCTTTTTTGCTGATGAATTGTGCAGCGGTATCTAATTTTTCATAACGGAATGTAATGCTGTTCTGTCTTCCAAAACCATTAGTCATGTTTTTTGGCGCAGATTTTCCATCTGGTGTAAAGCTCCAGATATCATATTTGTCGTAAATTAAAATTTGCTTGTCTTCTTCAGTCCATCCTGCGATACCATAAACTTTTGGATCATCAGGCATGTCGTTATCTTCGTCTGCGAACTTTACAGTAGTATTGGTATTTAATGCAGTAATTTTAGCTGTAGCTACGGTATAAGCAGACCAGATCCCTGTTTTATTGTTATAGAACAAGACGTAATTTCCACCTGGAGAAACAGATGCCTGACCATCTAAAGCTGATATAATCTTCTTTCTGGTCCCAGTTTTAGTGTCGACCAGGTAATAGTCGCTAAGTGATAAACCAGTCCATTGTGCTTGTGCTCGGTTTCCGTAATCTGTAGAAGCCAATACGAAATTAGCATCTCCTTCTTTAACGATGCGCGCTTCCGGAAGTTTAACGTCTGTTAAAGGAACGATTTTAGGATCGCTGCTAAAGATGTCGATAACTGAAAGATAACTTCTCTTAGCTTCTTTATCCGCGGTTTTTAGCTGAATAGGCTGCAGATAATCATCTTTATATCCCCAGATATCTAATTTGGCATGTTCAAAGTCTACCAGGGTAGTATCTTTCTCTTTTTTTATTGGCGCAATACCGAAAAACAATTTGTTTCCATCTTTACTGAAAGTCAATTTTCCGTCTCCGCTAACAGACCATTTAGCAGGCATACCGTCAATTTCATAATCTACTAAAGCTTGCGCAGTGTCCAGTGTAAGGGTATTGAAGTAAATGCTGTAATCTTTGATCTCTTTTTTCTCTGGAGAAGTCTCCCCTAAAAAGGCTATTTGCTCACTTGCTTCATCGAAAATGAAACTCTTGAAATTGCCTTTAGCACTCACCAGTGTTTTAATAGTTCCTTTTTCAGTATTCAATAAAAATACACCAGGTTTTACTGTTTTATCTTTTTTTGATCCAACACAGTTATAAACCAGTTGTTTACCGTTTTTACTGAATTCATATTCAGTGACATATTTAAAAGTTCTTTCAGTACCGGTTAACAGATTTCTTAAAACAAGGTCAGAACCTGCTTTATTAGCTGCGTCCTTTTTCTCCTCTTTTGCTAAGAAATCATTTGCTCCATCTTCTTTTTCTTCAGCAGTAGATTTTGCTTTCTTAGCCGTATCTAAAAGCGGTTCTTTCTGATAAGCCAGGTAATTTCCTTCATTTGCAGGTATTTTGAATGATTTTATTCTGGGTACTTTAAGGATGGCAGCAGTACTCAGGTTGACAAA is a window encoding:
- a CDS encoding nucleoside recognition domain-containing protein, coding for MALNYLWIAFFLIAFVVALIRLIFFGDTEIFKLIVDGTFESAKVGVMDIALPLVGIMTLWLGIMNIGEKAGAINFLSRIIGPFFSRIFPEVPKNHPATGHMVMNFSANLLGLDNAATPFGLKAMQSLQEINPDKDTASNAQIMFLVLHTSGLTLIPLSIMAQRAILGAADPADIFIPCMIATYVATLVGLVAVAIKQKINLFNTVVISWLGGITVFLVGMIYYFTNYLTKEQIEVVSRVASNFILFSIIIAFILGAVRKKVNVYDAFIEGAKNGFTTCITIIPYLVGMLVAIGVLRNSGVLGYIVDGFTWCFVHLGVNTDFTPALPTALIKPLSGSGAKAMMVDTMKTFGPDSFVGRLACVFNGSADTTFYIVALYFGSVGIKRTRYAIPFGLIADLAGIIAAVFVAYLFFH
- a CDS encoding OsmC family protein, which gives rise to MDKKQITAVTELDRSHYLTKVYAGGHFIYADEPADVGGTDEGMNPGALLLASLGSCTAITIRMYADRKEMALDTIKIHLAICNEQEMSTSTKITRKIEFGGNLSEAELTRLMQIADKCPIHKMLSNPIQIETTLA
- a CDS encoding prolyl oligopeptidase family serine peptidase, whose protein sequence is MQKNLTLILLFFASAAFAQKKPLDHTVYDSWENVGVKQLSDNGQWAAYSIVKQEGDASLYLNNLTNTTKIQIPRGERLMFSADSKFAAFLIKPLFATTRQEKIKKKKADEMTKDSLGFVNLSTAAILKVPRIKSFKIPANEGNYLAYQKEPLLDTAKKAKSTAEEKEDGANDFLAKEEKKDAANKAGSDLVLRNLLTGTERTFKYVTEYEFSKNGKQLVYNCVGSKKDKTVKPGVFLLNTEKGTIKTLVSAKGNFKSFIFDEASEQIAFLGETSPEKKEIKDYSIYFNTLTLDTAQALVDYEIDGMPAKWSVSGDGKLTFSKDGNKLFFGIAPIKKEKDTTLVDFEHAKLDIWGYKDDYLQPIQLKTADKEAKRSYLSVIDIFSSDPKIVPLTDVKLPEARIVKEGDANFVLASTDYGNRAQAQWTGLSLSDYYLVDTKTGTRKKIISALDGQASVSPGGNYVLFYNNKTGIWSAYTVATAKITALNTNTTVKFADEDNDMPDDPKVYGIAGWTEEDKQILIYDKYDIWSFTPDGKSAPKNMTNGFGRQNSITFRYEKLDTAAQFISKKDEMWLSAYNNITKEKGFYKTKAGDTKSPELAVMAKFKYSPLVKAKAAERFIYDKASYTASPNVYVSVDLKTETKLSNTNPQQQNYNWGTAELVKWTTPKGYKAEGILYKPENFDPAKKYPMIAYFYEKLTDGLYNYVAPAPTPSRLNISFFVSNGYLVFAPDISYEKGYPGKSAEEYVNSGVESLKKNSWVDGTKIGIQGQSWGGYQVAHLITATNMYAAAWAGAPVVNMTSAYGGIRWESGMNRQFQYEKTQSRIGATLWEKPELYIENSPLFSLPKVTTPVVIMSNDADGAVPWYQGIEMFTGLKRLGKPAWLLNYNNEAHNLVLRQNRKDIQIREQQFFDYYLKGAKAPVWMTGGIPATEKGKTWGFELTGDKP
- a CDS encoding exonuclease domain-containing protein; translation: MLKYAVVDIETTGGFAAGNGITEISILIHDGSKVIDRFETLINPQQDIPIYIQTLTGISEEMVSSAPLFEQVAPQIYELLKDKIFVAHNVNFDYSFVRHQLAHSGFVLQSKKLCTVRMSRKIVPGLSSYSLGKLCASLGIPLNGRHRAGGDAAATALLLKLLLEKDEAGVIPLSLLKSSKEQVLPPNLSRDSIDALPGQPGVYYFKDQKGKIIYVGKAINIKKRVYSHFSGNKTNQQRQDFLKQIHEVDFTICGTELMALILEASEIQKHWPEKNRALKRFEQKYALYDFEDQKGYIRLGIDKYKKNSHALYTFNSLLSGQSMLRGMINEHTLCEKLCFIQKNRLACTAHEKGNCHGACLGIEDPANYNTRVNEAITHLKVALPSFALIDSGRNKDEKSCLWVEEGKFYGMGYISSHSDITDLENLKSCIVPYTSNDYILNMVLAYAESHPQQRIEISKSIHF